A single genomic interval of Desulfovibrio sp. UCD-KL4C harbors:
- the gyrA gene encoding DNA gyrase subunit A, whose amino-acid sequence MAQISIEEEIKKSYLEYSLSVIIGRAIPDVRDGLKPVHRRILYAMHELGNSYNRSYKKSARIVGDVIGKYHPHGDTAVYDALVRMAQGFSMRDPLVDGQGNFGSIDGDAAAAMRYTESRMSKLSSEFLADLEKNTVDFRDNYDNSLQEPTVLPTKVPNLLLNGTSGIAVGMATNIPPHNLGELLDGTVHLLDTPECEIDDLMKFIKGPDFPTAGLCFGGKGLVDAYKTGRGSIKIRGVLGVEESKSGKQSIVITEIPYALNKSTLVEKIALLVGEGRIEGVSDLRDESDRKGIRIVIDLKRGSIPDIIINSLYKFTQLETSFGINMMAVSGNRPMLMNLKQVLSFFLEHRREVIIRRTRFDLDKCEKRAHILEGLKIALDNIDEVVKIIRASSNGDEARLGLMDRFEFSRVQAQAILDMRLQRLTNLEHEKILEEYAEILKKIEYFKSILENEDVLKSVIREELIEVKNSYSTERKTVLMDQNPDDIDIEDLIPDDDAVITLSRRGYIKRTPLSNYQQQKRGGKGIAGVQTKDGDFIHTFLTTSNHQFLVLFTSKGKMFKIKVHQVPESSRIARGAHIANLLPLEKDEAIATALTMREFEEERFFLFVTKKGMIKRSSIALYRNCRQSGIRAVSMREDDQLITVKEVYADSEAILVTKNGTSIRFSCQDARAMGRVASGVKGIALRPKDEVVSGVVTGDEERTQLLTISEGGYGKRTNIEQHRLQTRGGKGIISMRVTAKTGKVLGSIMVSPEDEVVILTSGNKIIRLGVKDVSLVGRATQGVRLVRMADNDNAVGFDLVMDDGIEDEAPGEEETES is encoded by the coding sequence AATTAAAAAATCGTACTTAGAATATTCTCTAAGCGTCATCATAGGTAGAGCTATTCCTGACGTAAGAGATGGTCTAAAGCCGGTTCACAGGCGTATTCTTTACGCTATGCATGAACTTGGAAACAGCTATAACAGATCTTATAAGAAGTCTGCCCGTATCGTCGGTGACGTAATCGGTAAATATCACCCTCATGGTGATACTGCTGTATACGATGCCTTAGTACGTATGGCGCAGGGTTTCTCAATGCGCGATCCGCTTGTTGACGGTCAAGGTAACTTCGGTTCCATTGACGGCGATGCTGCGGCTGCTATGCGTTATACTGAATCAAGAATGTCAAAACTCAGTTCTGAGTTTTTAGCTGACCTTGAAAAAAATACAGTCGATTTCAGAGATAACTATGATAACTCTCTGCAGGAACCGACTGTTTTACCTACAAAAGTACCTAACCTTCTGCTAAATGGTACTTCAGGTATCGCAGTTGGTATGGCAACTAATATTCCGCCGCATAACTTAGGTGAATTACTAGATGGAACAGTTCATCTTCTTGATACTCCTGAATGCGAAATTGATGATCTTATGAAGTTCATCAAAGGTCCTGACTTTCCTACTGCAGGATTATGTTTCGGTGGTAAAGGTCTGGTAGACGCTTACAAAACAGGTCGCGGAAGTATTAAGATAAGAGGTGTTTTAGGAGTTGAAGAAAGTAAAAGCGGTAAGCAAAGTATCGTTATAACAGAAATTCCTTATGCCCTTAACAAATCAACACTTGTTGAAAAGATAGCTCTTCTCGTCGGAGAAGGTAGAATTGAAGGTGTTTCTGACCTTCGCGATGAATCAGACCGTAAAGGTATCCGTATCGTTATTGACCTTAAACGAGGATCAATACCTGATATCATCATTAACTCACTATACAAATTCACTCAGCTTGAAACCAGCTTCGGTATTAACATGATGGCTGTTTCAGGTAACAGACCGATGCTTATGAACCTCAAACAGGTTCTTAGCTTCTTTTTGGAACATCGCCGTGAAGTTATTATCAGGCGTACAAGGTTTGATCTTGATAAATGTGAAAAACGCGCCCATATCCTCGAAGGTTTAAAAATTGCTCTTGATAACATTGATGAAGTTGTAAAAATCATCAGAGCGTCAAGCAATGGAGATGAAGCCAGACTTGGACTCATGGATCGTTTTGAATTTTCAAGGGTTCAGGCTCAGGCAATTCTTGATATGAGATTGCAGAGACTTACCAACCTTGAACATGAAAAAATTCTTGAAGAATATGCTGAAATTCTCAAAAAGATTGAATACTTCAAAAGTATTTTAGAAAATGAAGATGTTTTGAAATCAGTAATCAGAGAAGAATTGATTGAAGTCAAAAATTCTTATTCTACTGAACGCAAAACAGTTCTCATGGATCAGAATCCTGATGATATTGATATCGAAGATCTGATTCCTGATGATGATGCTGTTATTACTCTTTCAAGACGCGGTTATATTAAGCGTACTCCTCTCTCCAACTATCAGCAGCAGAAGAGAGGCGGAAAAGGTATTGCAGGAGTTCAAACCAAAGATGGAGACTTTATCCATACTTTCCTGACAACTTCTAATCATCAATTTTTAGTGCTGTTCACTTCCAAAGGAAAGATGTTCAAAATTAAAGTACATCAGGTCCCGGAATCGAGCCGTATAGCCAGAGGCGCACATATTGCCAATCTGCTACCGCTTGAAAAAGATGAAGCAATAGCAACTGCCCTTACCATGCGTGAATTTGAAGAAGAGCGTTTCTTCCTATTTGTGACTAAGAAGGGAATGATAAAACGTTCCAGTATCGCACTTTATCGCAATTGCAGACAGTCCGGAATCAGGGCAGTCAGCATGAGAGAAGACGACCAGCTGATCACGGTAAAAGAAGTTTATGCTGATTCTGAAGCAATTCTTGTAACCAAGAACGGTACTTCAATTAGATTTAGCTGTCAGGACGCCCGTGCAATGGGTAGAGTAGCTAGTGGTGTAAAAGGTATTGCTCTCCGTCCTAAAGATGAAGTCGTTTCAGGCGTTGTCACAGGTGATGAAGAACGTACCCAGCTACTCACTATATCCGAAGGCGGTTACGGTAAACGCACAAATATTGAGCAGCATCGTCTTCAAACAAGAGGCGGTAAAGGTATAATCAGTATGCGTGTTACTGCTAAAACTGGTAAAGTTTTAGGTTCCATTATGGTTTCACCTGAAGATGAAGTTGTTATTCTTACTTCAGGTAACAAGATTATCCGCCTTGGAGTTAAGGATGTAAGTCTTGTAGGAAGAGCAACTCAAGGCGTAAGACTTGTCAGGATGGCTGATAATGATAATGCTGTCGGGTTTGACCTTGTAATGGATGACGGTATTGAAGATGAAGCTCCTGGTGAGGAAGAAACCGAATCATGA
- a CDS encoding tetratricopeptide repeat protein yields MRQWLILIFVSLILLVQGCEKPSGTDSGVIEKARKNFISGFYVESEKGFERYLEDNPQGKDRLEAWNYLVKIYSEVRQDSEKGASLLEAMYLEFGHRSNLAPSLKRKLAEMYIRNGQYKLAVEALEKSLEFPDQASKQIDTTRALLAKTFGYLRNYDLAIYTYNDLAENTADPSVKAKALYEMANTLTLIQAWQRAESELKKLIVMKDAPKSIHAEAAFMLADIYEQKHEYPKALELIKDIVDTYPNPQAAQYKLNYLEKIVKSGGKVVVKPKKHKVRVKKTRKDSVIDDESYGAI; encoded by the coding sequence ATGAGACAATGGTTGATATTAATTTTCGTATCCCTGATCCTTTTGGTTCAGGGGTGCGAAAAACCTTCGGGTACTGATTCTGGAGTAATTGAAAAAGCACGTAAGAATTTTATAAGCGGATTTTATGTTGAGTCCGAAAAAGGTTTTGAAAGGTATCTTGAAGATAATCCACAAGGCAAAGATAGACTTGAAGCATGGAATTATCTTGTAAAAATTTACTCTGAAGTTCGACAAGACAGTGAAAAGGGAGCTTCTCTGCTTGAAGCTATGTATCTTGAATTTGGGCATAGAAGCAATCTTGCTCCAAGTTTGAAGCGTAAACTTGCAGAGATGTATATACGAAATGGCCAGTATAAGTTGGCCGTTGAAGCTCTTGAAAAAAGCTTAGAATTTCCAGATCAGGCATCAAAGCAGATTGATACTACAAGAGCTTTGCTAGCCAAAACATTTGGTTATTTAAGAAATTATGATCTGGCAATTTACACATACAACGATCTGGCAGAAAATACTGCTGATCCAAGTGTAAAAGCTAAAGCTTTATATGAAATGGCGAATACTTTGACTCTTATCCAAGCATGGCAAAGGGCTGAGTCAGAACTTAAAAAATTGATAGTTATGAAAGATGCTCCTAAAAGTATTCATGCAGAAGCAGCGTTTATGCTTGCAGATATTTATGAGCAAAAACATGAGTACCCAAAAGCATTAGAGTTGATTAAAGATATTGTTGATACATATCCTAACCCACAAGCAGCTCAATATAAACTTAACTATTTAGAAAAAATTGTTAAATCAGGTGGTAAAGTAGTCGTAAAACCTAAAAAACATAAAGTAAGAGTCAAAAAAACTAGAAAAGATAGTGTAATTGATGATGAATCTTATGGAGCTATTTAG